In the Corynebacterium suedekumii genome, one interval contains:
- the lnt gene encoding apolipoprotein N-acyltransferase, with protein MILLLRLLLAAASGLLVFASNEPLGWWIAGIVAMGLLYVALMPWGRRPGPGMWSGALIGFLQALVAYLLLLPWIGEFVGNLPYIALAVVCALYALATGAGGVAIARWRFGFLAFPFFYLLVEWARSSFPFGGFSWVRLAWGQVNGPLANLAVWGGPALVTFAAVLVGAALVGLAFRRTRWVALSAALLPLAAGLITGLTVVNRDEPTVGEVEVAAIQGNVPRMGLDFNAQRRAVLANHARVTESLEATPDIVIWPENSSDVNPFTDPQARALIDAAVADVGAPVLVGTITRDEVGPRNTMVVFDPESGPATDPDGYHHKHFLQPFGEYMPMREFFRLFSPYVDQAGNFQPGERDFTVDIGDIVLGVATCYEVAFDPAYRDAVLDGAQLLSTPTNNATFGFTDMTYQQLAMSRMRAIEVDRALVVAATSGVSAIVHPDGSVSQRTGIFEAGTLVETLPLRDSITFAARYGFVVQLALIIIGGVLAVAAVVTTSAFPASRTRRR; from the coding sequence CTCCGGTTGCTGCTTGCCGCGGCATCCGGCCTGCTCGTCTTCGCCTCCAATGAGCCGCTCGGCTGGTGGATCGCCGGCATCGTGGCCATGGGCCTGCTCTATGTCGCGCTCATGCCGTGGGGGCGGCGACCCGGCCCCGGGATGTGGTCGGGCGCGCTCATCGGATTCCTCCAGGCCCTGGTGGCCTACCTGCTGCTGTTGCCGTGGATTGGCGAGTTCGTGGGGAATCTGCCGTACATCGCCCTCGCGGTCGTGTGTGCGCTCTACGCACTGGCCACCGGCGCCGGGGGAGTGGCCATCGCCCGCTGGCGGTTTGGTTTCCTCGCCTTCCCCTTCTTCTACCTGCTCGTCGAATGGGCCCGCAGTTCCTTCCCCTTCGGCGGATTCTCCTGGGTCCGGCTGGCCTGGGGCCAGGTCAACGGCCCCCTGGCCAACCTCGCCGTGTGGGGTGGCCCCGCGCTAGTGACCTTCGCCGCGGTGCTCGTCGGCGCCGCCCTGGTCGGTCTGGCGTTCCGCCGCACCCGCTGGGTGGCCCTCTCAGCCGCCCTACTGCCGCTGGCCGCTGGTCTGATCACCGGTCTGACCGTGGTCAACCGCGATGAACCGACAGTCGGCGAGGTCGAGGTCGCCGCCATCCAGGGCAACGTCCCCCGCATGGGGCTCGACTTCAACGCCCAGCGGCGCGCCGTCCTGGCCAACCACGCCCGCGTCACCGAATCGCTGGAAGCCACCCCGGACATCGTCATCTGGCCGGAGAACTCCTCCGACGTCAACCCCTTCACCGACCCGCAGGCCCGCGCGCTTATCGACGCCGCCGTGGCCGACGTCGGCGCCCCCGTCCTGGTGGGCACCATCACCCGCGACGAGGTGGGACCGCGCAACACCATGGTCGTCTTCGACCCGGAGAGCGGGCCCGCCACCGACCCGGACGGCTACCACCACAAGCACTTCCTCCAGCCCTTCGGCGAGTACATGCCCATGCGCGAGTTCTTCCGCCTGTTCTCCCCGTATGTGGACCAGGCGGGCAACTTCCAGCCCGGTGAACGCGACTTCACCGTCGACATCGGCGACATCGTCCTCGGTGTGGCCACCTGCTACGAGGTAGCCTTCGACCCCGCCTACCGCGACGCCGTCCTCGACGGGGCTCAGCTGCTGAGCACCCCGACCAACAACGCCACCTTCGGCTTCACCGACATGACCTACCAGCAGCTGGCCATGAGCCGCATGCGGGCCATCGAGGTCGACCGGGCGCTCGTCGTGGCCGCCACCTCCGGGGTCTCGGCGATCGTCCATCCGGACGGATCCGTCTCCCAGCGCACCGGCATCTTCGAGGCAGGTACCCTCGTGGAGACCCTGCCGTTGCGGGACTCCATCACGTTCGCCGCCCGGTACGGTTTCGTCGTGCAGTTGGCGCTGATTATTATTGGTGGCGTTCTGGCTGTCGCAGCCGTTGTCACCACCTCTGCATTCCCGGCGTCGCGGACCAGGCGACGTTGA